The Pseudomonas sp. R4-35-07 genome contains a region encoding:
- a CDS encoding electron transfer flavoprotein subunit beta/FixA family protein produces the protein MKVLVAVKRVVDYNVKVRVKADNSGVDLANVKMSMNPFCEIAVEEAVRLKEKGVATEIVVVSIGPTTAQEQLRTALALGADRAILVESAEELTSLAVAKLLKAVVDKEQPQLVILGKQAIDSDNNQTGQMLAALTGYGQGTFASKVEVSGDKVAVTREIDGGAQTVSLNLPAIVTTDLRLNEPRYASLPNIMKAKKKPLEVLTPDALGVSTASTNKTIKVEAPAARSAGIKVKSVAELVEKLKNEAKVI, from the coding sequence ATGAAGGTTCTTGTAGCTGTCAAACGCGTTGTCGATTACAACGTGAAAGTTCGCGTCAAGGCGGACAATTCCGGCGTCGACCTGGCTAACGTCAAGATGTCGATGAACCCATTCTGTGAAATCGCCGTGGAAGAAGCCGTACGCCTGAAAGAGAAAGGCGTGGCGACCGAGATCGTCGTGGTTTCCATCGGCCCGACCACTGCCCAGGAACAGTTGCGTACCGCCCTGGCACTGGGCGCCGACCGCGCCATCCTGGTCGAGTCCGCTGAAGAGCTGACCTCCCTGGCCGTGGCCAAGTTGCTCAAGGCCGTTGTCGACAAGGAACAGCCTCAGTTGGTGATCCTTGGCAAGCAAGCCATCGACAGCGACAACAACCAGACCGGCCAGATGCTGGCTGCACTGACCGGTTACGGCCAGGGCACCTTCGCTTCCAAAGTGGAAGTGAGCGGCGACAAGGTTGCCGTGACCCGTGAAATCGATGGCGGCGCGCAGACGGTTTCCCTGAACCTGCCGGCCATCGTCACCACCGACCTGCGTTTGAACGAGCCGCGCTATGCGTCCCTGCCAAACATCATGAAAGCCAAGAAGAAGCCTCTTGAAGTGCTGACTCCAGACGCTTTGGGCGTTTCCACCGCCTCTACCAACAAGACCATCAAGGTTGAAGCACCGGCTGCACGCAGCGCGGGCATCAAGGTCAAGTCGGTGGCTGAACTGGTCGAGAAACTTAAAAACGAAGCGAAGGTGATCTGA
- a CDS encoding electron transfer flavoprotein subunit alpha/FixB family protein, whose product MTILVIAEHDNKVLAPATLNTVAAAVKIGGDIHVLVAGQGAGPVAEAAAKIAGVSKVLNADNAAYAHQLPENVAPLVAELGAGYSHILAAATSNGKNILPRVAAQLDVDQISEIISVESADTFKRPIYAGNAIATVQSNAAVKVITVRATGFDPVAAEGGSASVEAVAAAHDAGTSSFVGEELAKSDRPELTAAKIVVSGGRGMQNGDNFKHLYALADKLGAAVGASRAAVDAGFVPNDMQVGQTGKIVAPQLYIAVGISGAIQHLAGMKDSKVIVAINKDEEAPIFQVADYGLVADLFEAIPELEKLV is encoded by the coding sequence ATGACTATCCTCGTAATCGCCGAACACGATAACAAGGTGCTGGCCCCGGCCACCCTGAACACCGTGGCCGCAGCCGTTAAAATCGGTGGCGACATCCACGTATTGGTAGCAGGCCAGGGCGCTGGCCCCGTGGCTGAAGCCGCCGCGAAAATCGCTGGCGTGAGCAAAGTGCTCAATGCAGACAACGCCGCCTACGCGCATCAGCTACCGGAAAACGTTGCCCCTCTGGTTGCAGAGCTGGGCGCTGGCTACAGCCACATCCTGGCCGCCGCCACGTCCAACGGCAAAAACATCCTGCCTCGCGTTGCTGCGCAACTGGACGTTGACCAGATCTCCGAGATCATCTCGGTTGAAAGCGCCGACACCTTCAAGCGCCCGATCTACGCCGGTAACGCCATCGCTACCGTACAGTCCAACGCTGCGGTCAAAGTCATCACCGTACGTGCTACCGGTTTCGATCCGGTTGCCGCTGAAGGTGGTTCGGCATCGGTTGAAGCGGTTGCCGCAGCCCACGACGCTGGCACTTCCAGCTTTGTCGGCGAAGAGCTGGCCAAGTCGGATCGCCCTGAGCTGACGGCTGCCAAGATCGTCGTTTCCGGCGGGCGTGGCATGCAGAACGGTGACAACTTCAAGCACCTGTACGCCCTGGCCGACAAGCTGGGCGCAGCGGTCGGCGCCTCGCGCGCGGCCGTCGACGCAGGTTTCGTACCCAACGACATGCAGGTCGGCCAGACCGGCAAGATCGTGGCGCCACAGCTGTACATCGCCGTCGGTATCTCCGGCGCGATCCAGCATTTGGCCGGTATGAAAGACTCCAAGGTGATCGTTGCGATCAACAAGGACGAAGAAGCACCGATCTTCCAGGTAGCTGATTACGGCCTGGTGGCGGACTTGTTCGAAGCC